The following are encoded in a window of Providencia rettgeri genomic DNA:
- a CDS encoding DUF2474 domain-containing protein has translation MSSEEKLPQTKATTDNAVASPWWKKLGWMALIWLGSVLALFAFSSVFKLMMTAAGMKVK, from the coding sequence ATGTCTTCAGAGGAAAAATTACCCCAGACCAAGGCTACCACTGATAACGCAGTGGCATCCCCTTGGTGGAAAAAACTCGGTTGGATGGCACTCATCTGGCTGGGAAGCGTGTTAGCACTGTTTGCTTTTTCTTCCGTATTTAAGTTGATGATGACTGCTGCCGGGATGAAAGTGAAATAG
- a CDS encoding threonine/serine exporter ThrE family protein, whose translation MVGCTLNEQSLTEGDPVEIQREITRLCIECGLLLLQHGAESMLVEQLTTRLGIALGASQVDSAISSNSLVLTTIIDNRCLTSTRRIIDRGINMHVVTEVQHAVILVEHHLLDRKQLQKKLSLIKPLRYPRWLMVLMVALSCACFSKLNGGGWESALITFLASGCAMYIRQVLTSHQMNPLINFCITAFVATSVSGLLLKIPYLAVTETISMAASVLLLVPGFPLINAVADMFKGHVNTGLARWTMASLLTLATCIGVVLAMTIWNLKEWA comes from the coding sequence ATGGTAGGTTGTACGTTAAATGAACAAAGTTTAACAGAGGGAGATCCTGTTGAAATACAACGGGAGATCACACGACTGTGTATTGAATGTGGCTTGTTATTGCTACAGCATGGTGCTGAGAGCATGTTAGTTGAACAATTAACGACACGATTAGGTATTGCACTTGGTGCTAGTCAAGTGGATAGTGCGATTTCGTCTAACTCTTTAGTGTTAACGACCATTATCGATAACCGCTGTTTAACGTCAACACGGCGAATTATAGATCGTGGCATTAATATGCATGTGGTGACTGAAGTTCAACATGCAGTGATATTAGTTGAACACCACTTATTAGACAGAAAACAGCTACAAAAGAAACTGTCTTTGATAAAACCATTGCGTTATCCACGTTGGTTGATGGTATTAATGGTTGCTTTGTCCTGTGCGTGCTTTAGTAAGCTTAATGGGGGAGGTTGGGAAAGTGCCTTAATTACCTTCTTAGCCAGTGGTTGTGCGATGTATATTAGGCAGGTTTTAACGTCTCACCAAATGAACCCATTGATCAATTTTTGCATTACCGCTTTTGTTGCAACCTCCGTTTCGGGGTTATTACTCAAAATACCTTATTTGGCAGTCACAGAAACCATCTCTATGGCGGCAAGTGTCTTGTTACTTGTTCCCGGTTTTCCGTTGATTAATGCGGTTGCAGATATGTTTAAAGGCCATGTGAATACCGGCCTAGCACGTTGGACGATGGCGAGTCTATTAACACTGGCAACTTGTATTGGTGTCGTACTGGCAATGACTATCTGGAATTTAAAAGAATGGGCATAG
- a CDS encoding siderophore-interacting protein, with translation MATEQSVEKNIYRPAPPQLIQVKSITDVSPSIRSITFTGEKLADYPTECEGGHLKIFLAPDLASPPALPILSKEGRSWPEGKPRPFVRTYTVRAIRPEVREIDIEFAMHDGATGPAYLFARDAKPGHWMGITNPGGPDPLLPIRKHYFMAGDASSLPAIAALLEKMPADAQGKVVLRLDKHADIRPLNKPEQVEIIWICGDINKTAELISTFKSWQIPATDCAFWIAGEDQIIRDLRRFIRREKGFGRDDIYAIPYWRFGYDEEGYHHERHAVMDNPDD, from the coding sequence GTGGCTACTGAACAATCCGTTGAAAAAAATATCTACCGCCCGGCGCCACCGCAGCTTATTCAAGTTAAATCCATTACTGATGTCAGCCCTTCTATTCGTAGTATTACTTTCACCGGTGAGAAGCTCGCCGACTACCCAACAGAGTGCGAAGGTGGACACTTAAAAATCTTTTTAGCACCTGATTTAGCCAGCCCACCTGCTTTGCCTATCCTTAGTAAAGAGGGGCGCAGTTGGCCTGAAGGTAAACCTCGCCCATTTGTACGCACTTATACAGTTAGAGCGATCCGCCCTGAAGTCAGGGAAATTGATATTGAATTTGCTATGCATGATGGGGCAACAGGACCGGCGTATTTATTTGCTCGCGATGCAAAACCGGGGCATTGGATGGGGATCACCAATCCGGGGGGGCCAGATCCACTGTTACCAATCAGAAAACACTATTTTATGGCAGGAGATGCCAGTTCGCTGCCAGCCATTGCCGCATTATTAGAAAAAATGCCCGCAGATGCACAAGGGAAAGTGGTTTTACGCTTAGATAAGCACGCAGATATACGTCCACTTAACAAACCCGAGCAGGTTGAAATTATCTGGATTTGTGGCGATATCAATAAAACAGCTGAATTAATTAGTACATTTAAATCTTGGCAGATCCCTGCCACAGATTGCGCATTCTGGATTGCAGGTGAAGACCAAATTATTCGTGATTTACGTCGTTTTATTCGTCGTGAAAAAGGATTTGGCCGCGATGATATCTATGCAATCCCATACTGGCGCTTTGGTTACGATGAAGAAGGTTATCACCATGAACGCCATGCTGTGATGGATAACCCTGACGATTAA
- a CDS encoding threonine/serine exporter, whose product MGIEFVLTLIEKMVLAAIPAIGFAMVFNVPARALKYCALLGAIGYGFRMILMALGLQIEWASFLAAILIGIIGIQWSRWWLAHPKVFTVAAVIPMFPGISAYVAMISVVKLSQFGYSPELVEVLVTNFLKASFIVGALSIGISLPGLWLYRKRPSV is encoded by the coding sequence ATGGGCATAGAGTTTGTATTAACATTAATCGAAAAAATGGTGTTGGCCGCCATTCCAGCAATTGGTTTTGCCATGGTGTTCAATGTTCCTGCGCGAGCGCTCAAATACTGTGCTTTACTCGGTGCGATTGGTTATGGTTTTCGGATGATATTGATGGCCTTAGGGCTGCAAATTGAATGGGCAAGTTTCCTTGCGGCGATTTTAATTGGCATTATCGGTATTCAATGGTCACGTTGGTGGTTAGCACATCCGAAAGTGTTTACTGTAGCGGCGGTGATCCCGATGTTCCCCGGTATCAGTGCATATGTGGCGATGATCTCGGTTGTAAAACTATCCCAGTTTGGTTATAGCCCTGAATTAGTTGAAGTCTTAGTGACAAACTTTTTGAAAGCCTCTTTTATTGTTGGGGCATTATCCATCGGTATTTCATTACCGGGCTTGTGGTTATATCGTAAACGACCAAGTGTTTGA
- a CDS encoding PLP-dependent aminotransferase family protein: protein MTRYEQLAAQIRQQIEDNIWQVGDRLPSLRESVKQSGLSLMTVVQAYQLLESQGWVAARPQSGYYVANRNNAFAAAKGGKGLHLNENVEINASIFGVLQACKDPDIIPFGSAFPEPALLDDPKLAKSLASVARRLSKFNTPANLPPGNEQLRRNIAQRYATQGIHVAPDEIVITAGAMESLVLSLQSVTQPGDWVVIESPAFYGSLQAIERLKLKAIAIKTDPLFGIDLDALDEVVDKYPIKACWLMTHYQNPLGGTMPQANKKRLVDILNKQQIALIEDDVYGELYFGSKQPIPAKALDTKGHFFHCSSFSKCLAPGYRVGWVAAGHHATKIQHLQMMSTVSASVPTQLAIAEYLSLGGYDSHLRKLRVTMEQRQHLMLGAIAKYMPSSVKVNMPKGGYFLWLEFEPPFNALRLYQLALKEGISIAPGSMFSTSEQFNHAFRLNVSFTWTERIEEAMKTLGRLCHYLIKEKRD from the coding sequence ATGACGAGATATGAACAATTAGCAGCACAAATTCGTCAACAAATTGAAGACAATATCTGGCAAGTGGGTGACAGATTGCCTTCACTGAGGGAAAGTGTTAAACAATCAGGTCTGAGTCTAATGACGGTAGTACAAGCGTACCAATTACTTGAAAGCCAAGGATGGGTCGCCGCACGTCCACAGTCTGGATATTATGTCGCCAACCGAAATAACGCTTTTGCGGCAGCAAAAGGGGGAAAAGGACTACATTTAAATGAAAATGTAGAGATTAACGCCTCGATATTTGGGGTATTACAGGCTTGTAAGGATCCTGATATTATCCCATTTGGCTCCGCATTTCCAGAACCTGCGTTATTGGATGACCCGAAGCTGGCCAAATCATTAGCATCGGTAGCAAGGCGTTTATCCAAATTTAATACCCCTGCTAATTTGCCCCCCGGAAATGAGCAGTTACGTCGCAATATTGCCCAACGTTATGCAACGCAAGGTATCCATGTCGCCCCCGATGAAATTGTGATCACCGCAGGCGCGATGGAATCATTGGTGTTAAGTTTACAGTCGGTCACTCAACCTGGGGATTGGGTTGTGATTGAATCCCCTGCATTTTATGGCTCATTACAGGCCATTGAGCGGTTAAAACTCAAAGCTATCGCCATTAAAACCGATCCTTTGTTTGGTATTGATCTTGATGCTTTAGACGAGGTTGTCGATAAATACCCCATCAAAGCCTGTTGGTTAATGACTCATTATCAAAACCCACTCGGCGGTACAATGCCGCAAGCCAATAAAAAGCGATTAGTTGATATTTTAAATAAACAGCAAATTGCGTTAATTGAGGATGATGTTTATGGCGAACTCTATTTTGGTAGTAAGCAGCCTATTCCTGCAAAGGCCTTAGATACCAAAGGACACTTTTTTCACTGTTCGTCGTTTTCGAAGTGTTTAGCACCTGGATATCGTGTGGGATGGGTTGCTGCTGGCCATCATGCAACAAAAATTCAGCATCTGCAGATGATGAGTACTGTTTCAGCTAGCGTTCCAACACAACTTGCTATTGCAGAATACCTCTCTTTAGGAGGCTATGATAGCCACCTCCGTAAGTTACGGGTCACGATGGAACAAAGGCAGCACTTGATGTTAGGGGCAATAGCCAAATATATGCCCTCTTCAGTAAAAGTGAATATGCCCAAAGGTGGGTACTTTTTGTGGCTAGAATTTGAACCGCCGTTTAATGCACTACGCTTATATCAACTCGCATTAAAAGAAGGTATTAGTATTGCGCCGGGTAGCATGTTTTCCACAAGTGAACAGTTTAACCATGCATTTCGTTTGAATGTCTCTTTTACATGGACTGAGCGTATTGAAGAGGCGATGAAAACGTTAGGGCGTTTATGTCACTATTTAATTAAAGAGAAGCGTGACTAG
- a CDS encoding cytochrome ubiquinol oxidase subunit I, producing MFGLTALELARIQFAFTVSFHIIFPAITIGLASYLAVLQGLWLKTRDEDYIKLFHFWAKVFAVNFGMGVVSGLVMAYQFGTNWSFFSDFAGGITGPLLTYEVLTAFFLEAGFLGVMLFGMNRVGEKLHFFATCMVALGTIISTFWILASNSFMQTPQGFEIIDGRIVPVDWLAVIFNPSFPYRLLHMTTAAFLAAAFFIGASAAWHLLKGNQSSAMKKMFSMSLWLILVLAPLQALIGDAHGLNTLKHQPVKVAAMEGHWENKPGEATPLILFGIPNQEKEKTEYAIEIPYLASLILTHSIDKQVPALKEYAPEDRPNVFMVFWSFRVMVGLGLLMIAAGVWGLWLRYRKNLYRSKTFLRFMFLMAPSGLIAILAGWFTTEIGRQPWVVYGLQRTSDAVSAHGEIHMSISLITFFVVYGGVFGIGYMYMMKLIRKGIAEDAAHGH from the coding sequence ATGTTTGGACTAACTGCGCTGGAACTTGCCCGTATACAATTCGCGTTTACGGTCTCGTTCCATATTATTTTCCCGGCCATTACCATTGGGCTAGCAAGTTATCTTGCCGTGCTACAAGGTTTATGGCTAAAAACACGTGACGAAGACTATATAAAACTGTTCCATTTCTGGGCTAAGGTTTTTGCGGTTAATTTTGGTATGGGCGTCGTATCAGGATTGGTAATGGCATACCAATTTGGCACCAACTGGAGCTTTTTTTCAGACTTTGCAGGCGGGATCACAGGACCGCTACTCACTTATGAAGTGTTAACTGCCTTTTTCCTTGAAGCCGGTTTCCTTGGCGTAATGCTGTTTGGTATGAACCGTGTGGGTGAAAAGCTACACTTTTTTGCCACTTGTATGGTGGCACTTGGCACCATTATTTCTACTTTCTGGATTTTGGCTTCCAACAGCTTTATGCAGACGCCACAAGGTTTTGAAATCATCGATGGTCGCATTGTTCCCGTTGATTGGCTGGCCGTCATTTTCAACCCATCATTCCCGTACCGTTTATTACACATGACCACTGCGGCCTTCTTAGCTGCGGCATTCTTTATTGGTGCCTCTGCAGCATGGCATTTGCTCAAAGGTAACCAATCCAGCGCGATGAAGAAAATGTTTTCCATGTCGCTGTGGCTGATTTTAGTTTTAGCTCCTCTCCAAGCGTTAATTGGTGATGCCCATGGCTTAAATACGTTGAAACATCAGCCTGTTAAAGTAGCTGCGATGGAAGGCCACTGGGAAAACAAACCGGGTGAAGCAACACCGCTTATCTTATTTGGTATTCCTAACCAAGAGAAAGAAAAAACCGAGTATGCCATTGAAATTCCTTATCTCGCGAGCCTGATTTTAACCCATAGCATTGATAAACAAGTGCCCGCGTTAAAAGAGTACGCGCCAGAAGACCGCCCTAATGTCTTTATGGTGTTCTGGTCGTTCCGTGTGATGGTCGGCTTAGGTTTATTAATGATAGCGGCTGGGGTTTGGGGTTTATGGTTACGTTACCGTAAAAACCTCTACCGCTCTAAGACATTCCTGCGCTTTATGTTTTTGATGGCCCCATCCGGCCTGATCGCTATTTTGGCAGGGTGGTTTACCACAGAAATAGGTCGTCAGCCATGGGTCGTGTATGGATTACAACGCACCTCAGACGCGGTTAGTGCGCATGGTGAAATACACATGAGTATCAGTTTAATCACCTTTTTTGTGGTTTACGGCGGCGTATTCGGCATCGGCTACATGTACATGATGAAATTAATTCGTAAAGGTATCGCGGAGGACGCAGCACATGGGCATTGA
- the zinT gene encoding metal-binding protein ZinT: MIVHKYTFLNAAVSAIFAISSFSAIAHGSHSHTHPQSEKALQAAKGIFDDSDVKDRTLTDWQGIWVSVNPLLLNGKLDPVLESKAQKNKDKTVEEYRAYYKKGYATDVDTIGIENNVIEFTQNGVVNSCQYAYSGFKILHYASGKKGVRYLFECQDAKSKAPKYIQFSDHIIEPQASGHFHLYMGNGSQEKLLEQLENWPTYYPYSLTDEQVIHEMLHH; encoded by the coding sequence ATGATCGTGCATAAATATACCTTTCTCAACGCAGCAGTTAGCGCCATTTTTGCCATTAGCAGCTTTTCTGCTATTGCGCACGGTTCACACAGCCACACACATCCACAATCCGAAAAAGCCCTTCAAGCCGCAAAAGGTATTTTTGACGATAGTGATGTCAAAGACCGCACATTAACTGATTGGCAAGGGATATGGGTTTCTGTGAATCCGTTATTGTTAAATGGCAAGCTTGATCCTGTTTTAGAAAGCAAGGCTCAGAAAAACAAAGACAAAACGGTTGAAGAATACCGTGCTTACTATAAAAAAGGCTACGCAACAGATGTTGATACTATTGGTATTGAAAATAATGTGATTGAATTTACCCAAAACGGCGTCGTCAATAGCTGCCAATATGCGTATTCAGGCTTTAAAATTTTACATTACGCTTCAGGTAAAAAAGGGGTTCGTTACTTGTTTGAGTGCCAAGATGCCAAATCAAAAGCACCGAAATACATTCAATTTAGTGACCACATTATCGAACCGCAAGCCTCAGGACATTTCCATTTATATATGGGTAATGGATCGCAAGAAAAGCTCTTAGAGCAGTTAGAAAACTGGCCAACCTATTACCCCTATTCATTAACCGATGAACAAGTCATCCACGAAATGTTGCACCATTAA
- the phoH gene encoding phosphate starvation-inducible protein PhoH has translation MSRQKAATKARREMKRSSRKERSGRFDMNNVASFAELTGIEPIGMAKERRDGSPILPRNEAQKLYINSIKHKQLIFANGEAGCGKTFISTALAADALFNKDISKIIVTRPVLQAEEDLGFLPGDMSEKFAPYFRPVYDVLAKRLGSSFLQYCLRPEIAKVEIAPFAYMRGRTFENAIVILDEAQNVTVTQMKMFLTRLGENVTVIVNGDVTQCDLPDGVQSGLADALQRFSSDEMVSMVNFTIDDCVRSQLCHKALLAYND, from the coding sequence ATGAGTAGACAGAAAGCCGCAACAAAAGCACGTCGTGAAATGAAACGCTCATCACGTAAAGAACGTTCCGGTCGATTTGACATGAATAACGTTGCATCCTTTGCCGAATTGACAGGCATCGAGCCTATCGGTATGGCAAAAGAACGTCGTGATGGCTCCCCAATCCTGCCACGAAATGAAGCTCAAAAGCTCTATATTAATTCGATTAAACACAAGCAATTAATTTTTGCCAATGGTGAAGCGGGTTGTGGTAAAACCTTCATCAGTACTGCGCTAGCCGCTGATGCATTATTTAATAAAGATATCAGTAAAATCATCGTGACAAGGCCTGTTCTTCAGGCAGAAGAAGATCTTGGCTTTTTACCGGGGGATATGTCAGAGAAATTTGCTCCCTATTTTCGTCCGGTATATGACGTTTTAGCGAAAAGGCTGGGTAGCTCGTTTCTGCAATATTGCTTGCGCCCTGAAATTGCGAAGGTGGAAATTGCCCCATTTGCTTATATGCGCGGCCGAACCTTTGAAAATGCGATTGTGATTTTGGATGAAGCGCAAAATGTCACTGTTACCCAAATGAAGATGTTTTTAACGCGCTTGGGTGAGAACGTCACGGTTATTGTTAATGGGGATGTCACCCAATGTGACTTACCCGATGGTGTGCAATCTGGCCTTGCGGATGCTTTACAACGTTTCAGTAGTGATGAAATGGTCTCTATGGTGAATTTTACCATTGATGATTGCGTGAGATCTCAGCTATGCCATAAAGCACTATTAGCCTATAACGACTAA
- the cydB gene encoding cytochrome d ubiquinol oxidase subunit II gives MGIDLPLIWFVIIVFSMLMYIVMDGFDLGIGILYPALKDSQDRDLMMNSVAPVWDGNETWLVLGGAALFGAFPLAYAIVLDALSIPLTFMLLALIFRGVAFEFRFRADESHRRHWDHAFIWGSIFATFVQGVVVGAFIQGFHVENRTFIGGYFDWFAPFPLFCGFGLVVAYALLACGWLIMKTQGHLRRTMYRLLRPLTLLMVTVIAVISLWTPMLNEAIFDRWFTLPNLFFFLPVPLLVLGCTGVIFKSAKRQQHDSVPFLSALMLIFLGFTGLGISIWPTLIPPAISFRDAAGPSESLGFMLVGALFIIPVILVYTYWSYYVFRGKITPDQGYH, from the coding sequence ATGGGCATTGATTTACCTCTCATTTGGTTTGTCATCATCGTATTTAGTATGCTGATGTATATCGTAATGGATGGCTTCGATTTGGGGATCGGTATTCTTTACCCTGCCCTAAAAGATAGCCAAGACCGCGACTTAATGATGAACAGCGTTGCCCCTGTGTGGGATGGGAACGAAACGTGGCTAGTACTTGGTGGTGCCGCTTTATTTGGAGCTTTCCCCCTCGCCTACGCGATAGTGTTAGATGCGTTATCAATTCCACTAACTTTTATGTTATTAGCTTTGATTTTCCGGGGTGTGGCGTTTGAATTTCGCTTTAGAGCCGATGAATCTCACCGCCGTCATTGGGATCACGCATTTATCTGGGGATCTATTTTCGCCACCTTTGTGCAAGGTGTTGTAGTCGGTGCCTTTATCCAAGGTTTCCACGTGGAAAACAGAACCTTTATCGGGGGATACTTCGATTGGTTTGCCCCCTTCCCACTGTTTTGTGGTTTTGGTTTAGTTGTCGCTTATGCCTTATTGGCTTGCGGCTGGCTAATCATGAAAACACAGGGCCACTTGCGTCGTACAATGTACCGCCTTCTACGTCCTTTAACTTTACTGATGGTTACGGTTATTGCCGTGATCAGCCTATGGACCCCCATGTTAAATGAAGCCATTTTTGACCGCTGGTTCACGCTGCCAAATCTGTTCTTTTTCTTACCTGTCCCATTATTGGTGTTGGGTTGCACAGGGGTGATCTTTAAAAGTGCGAAGCGCCAACAACATGATAGTGTTCCATTTTTGTCTGCATTAATGTTGATATTCCTTGGCTTTACTGGTCTTGGGATCAGCATCTGGCCGACGCTTATTCCACCTGCAATCAGTTTCCGTGACGCGGCGGGCCCATCAGAAAGTTTAGGCTTTATGCTAGTGGGTGCGTTATTTATTATTCCTGTTATTTTGGTTTATACCTATTGGAGTTACTATGTCTTCAGAGGAAAAATTACCCCAGACCAAGGCTACCACTGA
- a CDS encoding endonuclease, translated as MKQLSFVSFFRFILCLFLYFPISFSFAAPSSFTDAKVLSKTHVYSDQNKQGEGTIYCGCQWEWTGKSGGQVDLASCGYQARKQQSRAERIEWEHIVPAWVFGHQRQCWQNGGRKNCVSTDPIFSQMEADLHNLAPSIGEVNGDRSNFSFGQLPKNTPYPYGMCRSRVDFKQKVFEPRDEVKGQVARVYFYMHDRYNLSMSRQQQQLLMAWDKQYPPSQWERTRDERIAKVMGHHNPFVTGQKQWNLNHKNGGEGVKVSPSSNKIPLKRLETGVNLPISVEIKGNKNSKKYHFPHCSGFKTLSDKNAVMFITEKAAQDAGYQLAGNCKAR; from the coding sequence TTGAAACAACTCAGCTTTGTGTCTTTCTTCCGTTTTATCCTGTGCCTCTTTTTATATTTTCCAATTTCCTTTTCTTTTGCAGCGCCAAGCTCATTTACTGACGCCAAAGTGCTTAGTAAAACGCATGTCTATTCCGATCAAAACAAACAAGGGGAAGGAACGATTTATTGTGGTTGCCAGTGGGAATGGACGGGGAAAAGTGGTGGGCAAGTGGATTTAGCATCATGTGGCTATCAAGCTCGTAAGCAACAAAGCCGTGCGGAACGTATTGAGTGGGAGCATATTGTACCAGCATGGGTATTTGGTCATCAGCGCCAATGTTGGCAAAATGGCGGGCGGAAAAATTGCGTTTCAACTGATCCAATTTTTAGTCAAATGGAGGCGGATTTACACAATCTGGCACCATCCATTGGTGAAGTGAATGGGGATAGAAGTAATTTTAGCTTTGGCCAATTACCGAAAAATACACCTTACCCTTATGGAATGTGCCGTAGCCGCGTTGATTTTAAACAAAAAGTGTTTGAACCCCGTGATGAAGTCAAAGGGCAGGTGGCTCGTGTCTATTTTTATATGCATGACCGCTATAATTTATCCATGTCACGTCAGCAACAACAATTATTAATGGCATGGGATAAACAATACCCGCCAAGCCAGTGGGAACGTACCCGTGACGAACGTATTGCAAAAGTGATGGGGCATCATAATCCATTTGTGACAGGGCAAAAACAGTGGAACTTAAACCATAAAAATGGTGGAGAAGGTGTGAAAGTTTCCCCATCCTCCAATAAAATTCCCCTTAAACGGCTTGAAACAGGCGTTAACTTGCCAATTTCAGTTGAAATTAAAGGCAATAAAAATTCTAAAAAATACCATTTCCCTCATTGCTCAGGCTTTAAAACATTATCTGATAAAAATGCGGTGATGTTTATAACTGAAAAAGCCGCTCAAGATGCGGGGTATCAGCTAGCTGGTAACTGTAAAGCACGTTAA